The following nucleotide sequence is from Microbacterium imperiale.
GGATCGCACGCCGCGCAACTGCTCGCGATGCTGGGTGTGCTGGTCCTGTGCACGGGTGTCGCGGGCACCGTCGGCGGTCTCGTCGCGGGAGCCGTCGGGCTCGTGCTCGGCGGGCTGTGCCTGGCGCCGCTGCTCATCGTCGGCTACCTCTCGGCCGACGAGCTGACCGACCCGCGCGTCCGCACCGAGGCCAGCAGCTGGATCAACACCGCGGTGAACCTCGGCGCCGCGGTGGGAGCGCTCGTCTTCGGCGCGATCACGGATGCCGCCACCCCGGGCTGGGCGCTCGCGGCCACGGCTCTCGTCGCGGCCGGCATCGGTGTCGCCGTCGGTCCGGTTCTCGTGCGACACGCCGCCCCGCCGGACGCGGCTCCGGACGGCGCCGCCGAGGCGACCGGCTGACTCAGCGCTCGACGCTGACCACGCCGAGTTCGTAGGCGCGGATGACCGCTTGTACGCGGTTCGCGAGGTCGAGCTTCACGAGAATCCGGCCAAAGTGCGCCTTCACCGTCGATTCGCTCAGGTGCAGGGCCTCGGCAATCTCCGCGTTCGTCAGGCCCTGTCCGACGCAACGGAACACGTCGCGCTCGCGCGGCGAGAGCGCGTCGAGGGCACTGTCGGATGCCGGTGCGTCCGGCCGCGCGAGGTGGGGCATCGCGATGTCGATGAGTTTCGCCGTGATCCGTGGTGACACCACGGCGTCGCCCGTCGTGACGGCCCGCACCGCGGCGACGAGCTCGTCGGGCCGCGTGTTCTTGAGCAGGAAGCCCGCGGCTCCCGCACGTAGCGCACCGAAGGCGAACTCGTCGAGGTCGTACGTCGTCAGCACGAGGATGCGGGTGTCGGGCAGCGCGGCGGTGAGCTGCCGCGTCGCCTCGATGCCGTCGACCCCCGGCATCCGCACATCCATCAGGACGACGTCGGGTCGCAGGCGCTGCGCGGCCCGGACGGCCTCCGCTCCGTCGGACGCCTCGCCGACCACGACGATGTCGGGCTGCGCCTCGAGCACGAGACGGAGCCCGTACCGGATCAGCTCCTGGTCGTCGACGAGCAGCACCGCGATGCGGTCCTCGTGCGTGCCGGGCTGGCTCATCGGTCCTCCGTCGAGAGGCGCACGAACACCCGCCAGCCGCCTCCGGCGACCGGCCCCGCCTCCACCGACCCATCGTAGAAGGCGGCCCGTTCGCGGATACCGACCAGCCCGCGGCCCGCGCCCGCGGCTGCGGTGGCGGGCGCCGACACGTCCTTGACCAGGATCGTCACCTCGGAGCGGTCGAACACCAGCTGCACGACCACGTCGCGCACGTCGCGGCCGTGACGCAGCACGTTGGTCAGCGCCTCTTGCACGATGCGGTAGATCGTCAGGCTCACCGCGGCGCCCTCGGGCAGCGTCCCGGTCTGCTCCAGGCGCACCGGGATGCCGGCGCCCCGGAACTCCTCGACGAGCGCGGGGATCCGCTCCACCCGCGGCGCTTCGGCCGGCGGTGCGGCATCCCGCTCGTCGCGGACGGCGGTGAGCAGCCGGCGCACCTCGCCGAGCGTTCGGCGGCCCGTTTCGCTGACACGGCCGATCGCGCGGTGCGCCTCGTCGGGACGGGTGTCGACCGACGCCTGTGCGCCGTCGGCGAGCGCGACCATCACCGCGAGGCTGTGGGCGATGACGTCGTGCATCTCGCGTGCGATGCGCTCCCGTTCGGCCGCGGCGGCGATGCTCGCCTCCTGGTCGCGCTCGCGCCGCAGATGCTCGGCCCGCTCGGCGAGCGCCGCGGCCTGGCGGCGGCCGTGACCGGCGTTGATGCCGAGCAGCGTGGCGATCAGGGCCGCTGCGAGCACGACCACGGTGATGCTGAGCCAGTCGATGGGCCAGGCTGCGGCATCCGCGCGCGGGGCCAGCCCGAGCAGCGGCGGTCCGGAGCGAACCCGCAGCGCGAGCACGAGCGCCGCGACCGTTCCGCCGACAGCAGCCCACCCGAACGCGATCCACGCGCCGCGGCTGTCGCGCACCCCCGCCCGGTACAGCGCGACGATCACGAGAGCCGCCTCCGCGCCCGAGCCCGCGGCGAACGACGCCAGCATCAGGATGACGGCCGCCCCGAACCCGGCGGTGGGATGCTGACGCCAGGTGAGGACGACGGCCGTCCCGGCGATGGCGAGCAGCACCAGCGGCCACGGGGGAGTGGCGATGGTGGACTCGACCGACAGGTATGCCAGGATCGCCGCGATGGCCAGGTAGCAGGCCAGGAGGACGGCGTCGGCGGCATCCGGTCGTCGCCGGGACGGCGCCATCATGCGTCTTTCGTCCGCAGCGCGATGGCGCCGATCACGAGGGCGCCCGCGGCCCAGATCGCCGCGATCATCCAGCCGGCGCCGACGCTGATGTGTCCGCTCCACAGGTCGATGAACGGGCCGCCCTCGATGCCGACCCGGCCCATCGCATCGCCCGCGTTGCCGAGCAGCGCCAGGCGCAGGACGCGCGAGAGCAGACCGAACGGCAGCAGCGAGCTGAGCACCGGCAGCAGCAGGGTCGCCGCGAAGACGATGATCGATCCCGCCGTCGTCGAGCGCACCAGCGTCGTCACACCGAGCCCGAACACGGCGCAGAGTCCCAGGTAGACAGCCGAGCCGACGAGGGCGAGCATCACGCCGGCAGCGGTCAGCGGGGCGTCGAGGCCGAAGCTCGCGTAAATGGGGTTCGTGAGGGCCCAGGCGGCGAACACCGTGACGAGCGCCACGACGGTCACGGCAGTGAAAGCGACGAAGGCTTTCGCGGCGAGCACGCGCATCCGGTGCGGGACGGCGGTGAGCGTCGTCTGCATGGCGCCGGAGGAGTACTCGGCGCCGATCAACATAACGCCGAAGATACCGGCGATGATCTGCCCGAGCACGACCGTCGGCACCGTGACGTCGGCGAGGGTCCGCTCGATCGAGGGAACCGAGGGCACCCCCGACGACTCGAGCGTCACCCCCAGGAACAGACTGCCACCCGCCCCGATGGCGAGGATGCCGGCGAGCGCGAGAACGGATGCCGGCAGGCTCAGGGCCTTGATCCACTCCGAATGCACGACGGCCGCGAACGGCGGGCGCTGTGTGCGGGCGTCGGCGCGGTGCGGTTTGGTGGTGAGGGCCATCACTGGTTCTCCTTCGTGCTGGTCGGTGCGGAGCGGTACTCGGTGGCTTGCGCGGTGAGGGCCAGGTAGGCGTCTTCGAGCGAGCCGGCGACCGAGGTCACCTCGTAGAGCACGACCCCCGCGGCTCCCGCGATACCGGCGACCTCTTCGGCCGAGAGGTCGGTGATGTCGAGCGCTCCGTCGGCGCGGGTGACCACCGTCACGCCGGGGCGGGCGATCGCGGCGCGCAGGCGGTCGGGGTCGTGCGTACGCACCCGCACCACCGGCTGCGTCACACCGGCGATGACCTCCTGCAGCGGGCCGTCGGCGAGGATCGCACCGCGCCCGATCACGATGAGCTGCTCGGCGGTCTGCGCCATCTCGCTCATCACGTGCGACGACAGCAGCACCGTCCGGCCCGCCGCGGCAAGGTCGCGCAGCAGACCGCGGATCCACAGGATGCCGTCGGGGTCGAGCCCGTTGATTGGCTCGTCGAGGATGATCGTCTGCGGGTCACCCAGCAGCGCCGCCGCGATGCCGAGCCGCTGGCCCATGCCGAGAGAGAACCCGCCCACGCGCTTGTTCGCGACCGCGGCGATGCCCGTGCGTTCCATGACCTCGTGCACCCGCCGGGCACGGA
It contains:
- a CDS encoding response regulator produces the protein MSQPGTHEDRIAVLLVDDQELIRYGLRLVLEAQPDIVVVGEASDGAEAVRAAQRLRPDVVLMDVRMPGVDGIEATRQLTAALPDTRILVLTTYDLDEFAFGALRAGAAGFLLKNTRPDELVAAVRAVTTGDAVVSPRITAKLIDIAMPHLARPDAPASDSALDALSPRERDVFRCVGQGLTNAEIAEALHLSESTVKAHFGRILVKLDLANRVQAVIRAYELGVVSVER
- a CDS encoding sensor histidine kinase produces the protein MMAPSRRRPDAADAVLLACYLAIAAILAYLSVESTIATPPWPLVLLAIAGTAVVLTWRQHPTAGFGAAVILMLASFAAGSGAEAALVIVALYRAGVRDSRGAWIAFGWAAVGGTVAALVLALRVRSGPPLLGLAPRADAAAWPIDWLSITVVVLAAALIATLLGINAGHGRRQAAALAERAEHLRRERDQEASIAAAAERERIAREMHDVIAHSLAVMVALADGAQASVDTRPDEAHRAIGRVSETGRRTLGEVRRLLTAVRDERDAAPPAEAPRVERIPALVEEFRGAGIPVRLEQTGTLPEGAAVSLTIYRIVQEALTNVLRHGRDVRDVVVQLVFDRSEVTILVKDVSAPATAAAGAGRGLVGIRERAAFYDGSVEAGPVAGGGWRVFVRLSTEDR
- a CDS encoding ABC transporter ATP-binding protein; translated protein: MIRVQSLSKRYGDKVAVDGLDFTVEPGKVTGFLGPNGAGKSTTMRMIVGLDRPTSGTAEVNGRAYRDLPAPLREVGVLLDARAAHKRRTAYKHLLAIAATHRIRARRVHEVMERTGIAAVANKRVGGFSLGMGQRLGIAAALLGDPQTIILDEPINGLDPDGILWIRGLLRDLAAAGRTVLLSSHVMSEMAQTAEQLIVIGRGAILADGPLQEVIAGVTQPVVRVRTHDPDRLRAAIARPGVTVVTRADGALDITDLSAEEVAGIAGAAGVVLYEVTSVAGSLEDAYLALTAQATEYRSAPTSTKENQ